One window of Leifsonia sp. AK011 genomic DNA carries:
- a CDS encoding zinc-binding dehydrogenase gives MRAGVLHAAGDLRVEERPVPQPGPGEVLVRVAVCGVCGSDATEFDRGPVLTELPVTLGHEFAGVVEAIGEGVTSLTPGAVVVSGAGISCGECKPCRQGRTNLCRSYRTAGLQVDGGLAGYTIVPEGILLDVTATGLPLDTLGLTQPMAIAVHAVRRSGLTAGQDAVIIGVGGIGAFVTFAAAATGARVLVVDLSGERLELARRLGATATFRSGDGTLAEQLESVGMDADVLFEVSGSAPGLASVLDAARPGATIVPIGIQKADVAVPLGSWTLREYTIVGTVAHVMAEDIPEAVRLLGTRDDWTDIASEVLPLDEVVERGLRPLLGGGATQIKTLIDPWIAEARPATHER, from the coding sequence ATGCGCGCGGGTGTCCTCCACGCGGCGGGTGACCTCCGCGTGGAGGAGCGCCCCGTTCCCCAGCCAGGGCCCGGCGAGGTGCTCGTGCGCGTCGCCGTGTGCGGCGTGTGCGGATCGGATGCGACGGAGTTCGACCGCGGCCCTGTGCTGACTGAGCTCCCCGTGACGCTCGGGCACGAGTTCGCGGGAGTGGTCGAGGCGATAGGCGAGGGTGTCACCTCCCTCACGCCCGGTGCCGTCGTCGTCTCTGGCGCAGGCATCTCGTGCGGCGAGTGCAAGCCGTGCCGTCAAGGCCGCACGAACCTCTGCCGCTCCTATCGGACGGCTGGCCTGCAGGTCGACGGCGGACTCGCGGGCTACACGATCGTGCCCGAGGGCATCCTGTTGGATGTCACGGCAACAGGTCTTCCCCTCGACACCCTCGGCCTCACCCAGCCCATGGCCATCGCGGTCCACGCGGTGCGCAGGAGCGGGCTGACTGCCGGACAGGATGCCGTCATCATCGGAGTCGGCGGGATCGGCGCCTTCGTGACCTTCGCGGCCGCGGCTACGGGCGCTCGCGTACTCGTCGTCGACCTGAGCGGCGAACGGCTCGAACTCGCCAGGCGCCTCGGCGCGACGGCGACCTTCCGGTCGGGGGACGGCACGCTCGCCGAACAGCTCGAGTCGGTCGGGATGGACGCCGACGTGCTCTTCGAGGTCAGCGGCTCAGCTCCGGGCCTCGCCTCGGTCCTCGATGCTGCCCGACCAGGAGCGACGATCGTGCCCATCGGCATCCAGAAGGCCGACGTGGCGGTGCCGCTCGGGTCGTGGACGCTCCGCGAGTACACGATCGTCGGCACGGTCGCGCACGTCATGGCCGAGGACATCCCCGAGGCAGTTCGCCTGCTCGGCACAAGAGACGACTGGACCGACATCGCGTCCGAGGTGCTGCCGCTCGACGAGGTCGTCGAACGTGGCCTGCGCCCGCTGCTCGGCGGCGGCGCCACCCAGATCAAGACACTGATAGACCCGTGGATCGCCGAGGCGCGCCCCGCGACCCACGAAAGGTAG
- a CDS encoding amidohydrolase family protein, producing MSAITPTPEDFTPGRPVVFRNGIVITVDTPGVLPKADVLVVGDTIEAVGPDLAVPEGTLEVDASGGILMPGMIDTHRHMWQTALRGYGGDWALSQYFVFYYLQHGEVFRPEDIYAGNLLSALESVDTGVTTTLDWSHALRTPEYADAALQAFDEIPGRFVLGYGNYLGAPWEWTADPAFRAWIEKFPRTDRVGLQIAFDVPDSEDFPELAAFQYARDNGIRVTTHAGVWGATTDVGLDNMYRAGVMTDQLTYVHSASLSADSYHKIAATGGTVSVATESEQSAGQGYPSTWEIRKYGIPASLSMDTSVWWSADYFSAMRATLSSDRSRDHLEAHRVGETVNVNRMRAEDVIWMATMGGAKSLGMEDKIGSITPGKKADLLLIKNDESPAMTPILNPTAHVVYQAGTADIHTVVIDGRVVKYDGKRIGLDLAPVRDTVAKSVEYVRSQLGEQAWEEGMHPPLNPDEPIDNPYQYTEDD from the coding sequence ATGAGCGCTATCACGCCAACGCCGGAGGACTTCACGCCCGGCAGGCCCGTCGTCTTCCGAAACGGCATCGTCATCACCGTCGACACCCCAGGCGTCCTCCCGAAGGCCGATGTTCTGGTCGTCGGAGACACGATCGAAGCGGTCGGGCCCGATCTCGCCGTGCCAGAGGGCACACTCGAGGTCGATGCATCCGGCGGCATCCTGATGCCCGGCATGATCGACACCCACCGCCACATGTGGCAGACGGCACTGCGCGGCTACGGCGGCGACTGGGCCCTCAGCCAGTACTTCGTCTTCTACTACCTGCAGCACGGCGAGGTCTTCCGTCCGGAGGACATCTACGCCGGCAACCTCCTGAGCGCCCTCGAGTCGGTCGACACGGGCGTCACGACGACCCTCGACTGGTCGCACGCGCTTCGAACGCCGGAGTACGCGGATGCCGCGCTCCAGGCCTTCGACGAGATCCCGGGCCGTTTCGTGCTCGGCTACGGCAACTACCTCGGAGCACCGTGGGAGTGGACCGCGGACCCGGCGTTCCGCGCGTGGATCGAGAAGTTCCCCCGCACCGATCGCGTGGGGCTCCAGATCGCCTTCGACGTGCCCGACTCGGAGGACTTCCCCGAGCTCGCGGCCTTCCAGTACGCACGGGACAACGGCATCCGCGTCACGACCCACGCCGGAGTGTGGGGCGCGACGACCGACGTCGGTCTCGACAACATGTACAGGGCGGGCGTCATGACCGACCAGCTCACGTACGTGCACTCCGCGAGTCTCAGCGCTGACAGTTATCACAAGATCGCGGCGACCGGCGGGACTGTCTCCGTCGCGACCGAGAGCGAGCAGAGCGCTGGCCAGGGCTACCCCTCGACGTGGGAGATCCGCAAGTACGGCATCCCGGCATCCCTCTCGATGGACACGAGCGTGTGGTGGAGTGCCGACTACTTCTCGGCGATGCGCGCGACGCTGAGCTCCGACCGGTCCCGCGACCACCTCGAGGCGCACCGCGTGGGGGAGACGGTCAACGTCAACCGCATGCGTGCGGAGGACGTGATCTGGATGGCGACCATGGGCGGTGCCAAGTCCCTCGGCATGGAGGACAAGATCGGTTCGATCACGCCGGGCAAGAAGGCCGATCTCCTCCTGATCAAGAACGACGAGTCACCAGCCATGACGCCCATCCTGAACCCGACCGCCCACGTGGTGTACCAGGCGGGAACCGCCGACATCCACACCGTCGTGATCGACGGCCGCGTCGTCAAGTACGACGGCAAGCGCATCGGACTCGACCTCGCTCCCGTGCGGGACACGGTCGCGAAGTCCGTCGAGTACGTGCGCAGCCAGCTCGGCGAACAGGCCTGGGAGGAGGGGATGCATCCGCCCCTCAACCCCGACGAGCCCATCGACAACCCCTACCAGTACACCGAGGACGACTGA
- a CDS encoding substrate-binding domain-containing protein: MIRIMQHRRLAFVAATVALGAVALAGCSSTNAGGGETGGNNLTADIAAGSVGTVDQFADMTDICVTDAEPGSITLGVVDGGGTNSWSKTVLAEIESEAAQCPAISKVDYVAGSFDLETTTSGITSLAAKGTDIILVIPDAGPGEAHLPAIRQATQAGSIVINFASDPQGKAGTDYLDYTDQSPKFVGKTKAEWLVEQLGDAGGNVVFFGGPAGALVSTQEFEGAQEVFADNPQINLLSSEPIATNWDPAQAQQAMAGLLSQGEKIDAVIADYGASASGVIRAYEAAGIPLPLITTTDDNSLSCGFADLKAANPDYELATVSSRTWIGRVALRKAVAAYLGGSDQEPSIYNLALFEDSTGATPGTVTPEEACLADAPADATPSTLLTPEEISALFG, translated from the coding sequence GTGATCCGAATCATGCAGCACCGCAGGTTGGCCTTCGTGGCCGCCACGGTCGCCCTGGGCGCGGTCGCGCTCGCAGGCTGTTCGTCCACCAACGCCGGCGGCGGAGAGACGGGCGGCAACAACCTGACAGCCGACATCGCGGCGGGCTCGGTCGGCACCGTCGACCAGTTCGCAGACATGACCGACATCTGTGTCACCGACGCGGAGCCCGGCAGCATCACGCTGGGCGTCGTCGACGGCGGTGGCACCAACAGCTGGTCCAAGACGGTTCTCGCCGAGATCGAGAGCGAGGCGGCCCAGTGCCCCGCGATCTCGAAGGTCGACTACGTCGCGGGCAGCTTCGACCTGGAGACGACGACGTCGGGCATCACAAGCCTCGCGGCCAAGGGCACCGACATCATCCTCGTCATCCCGGACGCAGGCCCCGGTGAGGCGCACCTCCCGGCGATCCGCCAAGCCACCCAGGCCGGCTCGATCGTCATCAACTTCGCCTCCGACCCGCAGGGCAAGGCCGGTACCGACTACCTCGACTACACGGACCAGAGCCCCAAGTTCGTCGGTAAGACGAAGGCCGAGTGGCTCGTGGAGCAGCTCGGCGACGCCGGTGGCAACGTCGTGTTCTTCGGTGGACCGGCTGGCGCGCTCGTGTCGACGCAGGAGTTCGAGGGCGCTCAGGAGGTCTTCGCGGACAACCCGCAGATCAACCTCCTCTCGAGTGAGCCCATCGCCACCAACTGGGACCCCGCACAGGCACAGCAGGCCATGGCCGGACTCCTCTCCCAGGGCGAGAAGATCGACGCGGTCATCGCCGACTACGGCGCATCGGCGTCGGGTGTGATCCGTGCGTACGAGGCGGCGGGCATCCCGCTCCCGCTCATCACGACGACGGATGACAACTCGCTGAGCTGTGGCTTCGCCGACCTCAAGGCAGCCAACCCCGACTACGAGCTGGCGACCGTGTCGTCGCGCACGTGGATCGGTCGCGTAGCCCTGCGCAAGGCCGTCGCCGCCTACCTCGGTGGTTCCGACCAGGAGCCGTCGATCTACAACCTGGCCCTCTTCGAGGACTCGACCGGCGCCACACCCGGCACGGTCACCCCTGAGGAGGCCTGCCTCGCCGACGCGCCGGCTGACGCCACGCCGTCGACGCTGCTCACCCCCGAAGAGATCTCCGCTCTCTTCGGCTGA
- a CDS encoding Dabb family protein encodes MILHLATFRWKDDVTAADVADLTEALRDMAVGIPELSSYVCGESLGLRPGGADFGVAAIVADEPALSAYLDSPAHAAVYERLLGRMIAERAAVQLPVESSAWL; translated from the coding sequence ATGATCCTGCACCTCGCGACCTTCCGTTGGAAGGATGACGTGACCGCGGCCGATGTGGCCGATCTGACCGAAGCACTGCGCGACATGGCGGTGGGCATCCCAGAACTGAGTTCCTATGTCTGCGGCGAGAGCCTCGGCCTGCGTCCCGGCGGTGCCGACTTCGGTGTCGCCGCGATCGTCGCGGACGAGCCCGCCCTCTCGGCGTACCTCGATTCGCCGGCGCACGCTGCGGTGTACGAGCGGCTGCTCGGCCGGATGATCGCCGAGCGCGCGGCGGTGCAGCTCCCGGTCGAGTCGAGCGCGTGGCTGTGA
- a CDS encoding ketopantoate reductase family protein — protein sequence MRIAVLGSGANGASIGADLTHAGADVTLIEQWPAHVEAMRTDGLTIRMPDSELHVRPRTMHLCEVATLKQKFDIVLLLMKAYDSRWATQLIEPYLADDGIVAGVQNGMSTQAIADVVGVDRTMGTVIEISSTMTDPGRVTRHSGPDRSWFAVGALPGGPVDRQEDVATLLRHSGTVSIVDDIQATKWMKLVSNATVLVPTASLGLPMADAIGVDGMREIMLAAGQEALDVGRALGHPVLPIFGLTADDVSRPDEVVETLLDTLYRAFVLPGATTTVLQDWTKSRHSEVDDINGTVVSEGARLGVPTPMNAAVVALAHRIEQGEVTPSPENIADLRRALG from the coding sequence ATGCGAATCGCTGTACTCGGTTCCGGGGCCAATGGAGCCTCGATCGGCGCCGACCTCACGCACGCGGGAGCCGACGTGACTCTCATCGAGCAGTGGCCGGCCCACGTCGAGGCGATGCGCACCGACGGACTCACCATCCGGATGCCCGACAGCGAGCTGCACGTGCGCCCGCGCACGATGCACCTCTGTGAGGTCGCCACGCTCAAGCAGAAGTTCGACATCGTGCTCCTGCTCATGAAGGCCTACGACTCGCGGTGGGCCACCCAGCTCATCGAGCCCTACCTCGCCGACGACGGCATCGTGGCCGGTGTCCAGAACGGGATGTCGACGCAGGCCATCGCCGATGTTGTGGGTGTCGACCGCACCATGGGCACCGTCATCGAGATCTCGTCCACGATGACCGACCCTGGTCGCGTGACCCGGCACTCCGGCCCCGATCGCTCCTGGTTCGCCGTGGGTGCTCTCCCCGGCGGACCCGTCGACCGCCAGGAGGATGTCGCGACCCTGCTGCGCCACTCCGGCACCGTGTCCATCGTCGACGACATCCAGGCGACCAAGTGGATGAAGCTCGTGAGCAACGCGACCGTGCTCGTGCCCACCGCGAGTCTCGGCCTTCCCATGGCAGACGCGATCGGCGTGGACGGCATGCGCGAGATCATGCTCGCGGCCGGGCAGGAAGCACTCGACGTGGGGCGGGCGCTCGGGCATCCCGTGCTCCCCATCTTCGGGCTCACCGCCGACGACGTCTCACGGCCCGATGAGGTCGTCGAGACACTGCTCGACACCCTCTATCGCGCCTTCGTGCTGCCGGGCGCCACCACCACCGTTCTGCAGGACTGGACGAAATCGCGTCACAGCGAGGTCGACGACATCAACGGCACCGTCGTGTCGGAGGGCGCTCGACTCGGCGTCCCGACCCCGATGAACGCAGCGGTCGTCGCCCTCGCCCACCGCATCGAACAGGGCGAGGTCACCCCCTCGCCCGAGAACATCGCCGACCTGCGCCGCGCGCTCGGCTGA
- a CDS encoding ketopantoate reductase family protein, whose product MTRIAFVGTGAQGAGIGADLTRAGLDVTFIEQWPAHVEAMRERGIEVRFPSHTEVTPVRAFHLAEVATLRDPFDLVFLLVKAYDTRWAVELIKPLLAPDGLVVGLQNGMSIDDVASIVGPERTIGAVIEMASNMFEPGIVNRQTEVANSWFAVGAYDDAARGRELEVQAALGHAGTVEISADIRSSKWMKLVANAGELVPSAILDVPLAEAVRMPGVHEFMIECGKEAARAAIADGSRLVPIFGLTETQVTGPEQYAQDLLGEVLDKYSLPDTRTTVLQDWMKGRRGEVDEVNGLVVEVLARVGETAPHNAHTVALARQIEAGTLERSPRNLDLLLGL is encoded by the coding sequence ATGACCAGGATCGCATTCGTCGGAACGGGCGCCCAGGGCGCAGGCATCGGCGCAGACCTCACTCGGGCAGGGCTCGACGTGACCTTCATCGAGCAGTGGCCGGCGCACGTCGAGGCCATGCGAGAGCGCGGCATCGAGGTGCGGTTCCCGAGCCACACCGAGGTGACACCGGTGCGGGCCTTCCACCTGGCCGAGGTCGCGACGCTGCGTGACCCTTTCGACCTCGTGTTCCTCCTCGTCAAGGCCTACGACACCCGCTGGGCCGTCGAACTCATCAAGCCGCTCCTCGCGCCGGACGGCCTGGTTGTCGGACTGCAGAACGGCATGTCCATCGACGACGTCGCCTCCATCGTGGGGCCTGAGCGCACCATCGGCGCCGTCATCGAGATGGCCTCGAACATGTTCGAGCCCGGCATCGTCAACCGGCAGACCGAGGTGGCCAACTCGTGGTTCGCGGTGGGTGCCTACGATGACGCCGCTCGGGGCCGAGAGCTCGAGGTGCAGGCGGCACTGGGACACGCGGGAACCGTCGAGATCTCCGCGGACATCCGCTCCTCCAAGTGGATGAAGCTCGTCGCCAACGCCGGTGAGCTCGTGCCCTCCGCCATCCTCGATGTTCCCCTCGCCGAGGCGGTGCGGATGCCGGGTGTCCACGAGTTCATGATCGAGTGCGGCAAGGAGGCGGCTCGTGCCGCCATTGCCGACGGCTCCCGGCTCGTGCCCATCTTCGGACTCACGGAGACCCAAGTGACCGGCCCGGAGCAGTACGCCCAGGACCTCCTCGGCGAGGTGCTCGACAAGTACTCGCTGCCCGACACTCGGACGACAGTTCTCCAGGACTGGATGAAGGGCCGTCGCGGTGAGGTCGACGAGGTCAACGGCCTCGTCGTGGAGGTGCTTGCGCGGGTGGGCGAGACCGCCCCGCACAATGCGCACACGGTCGCCCTCGCCCGGCAGATCGAGGCGGGCACGCTCGAGCGCAGCCCACGCAACCTCGACCTGCTGCTCGGGCTGTAG
- a CDS encoding amidohydrolase family protein encodes MSTRTLLRGGTVITSAKTGEVLPATDILIGTDGTIEAIGPDLSAADAEVIDVTGRIVLPGFVDTHRHTWQSVVRNVASDWSLTEYLAGLHTGLSKYFRPEDTYTGNYLGALEALDSGITTLVDWSHNLATPAHADAAIQALKDTGMRAVFAHGGGSKQWGAPLPSPNNHPEDARRIRDEYFSDNTGLVTMALALRGPQFTLPEVNRHDFALANDLDLRVTVHVGDGYWGKSGPIRKMNDDGLLSDRITYVHCCTLGEDELQMIADSGGTASVAPDVEMQMGHGYPATGRLLKHGIRPTFSIDVCSSNGGDMFGTMRTAIGMQRVLDNAPAVETGETIERIGLSVNDVIQFATIDGAHAAGLDTVTGSLAVGKAADIVVLDDRSLALTPLNNPIGAVVYNSHPGLVRDVFVQGNRVKKDGVLVGVDFDKLRAQAIASRDYIVGEMPEAHLDGSWHPDLATQTA; translated from the coding sequence ATGAGCACACGCACTCTGCTCCGTGGCGGAACCGTCATCACCTCGGCCAAGACCGGCGAGGTCCTTCCCGCCACCGACATCCTCATCGGCACCGACGGCACCATCGAAGCCATCGGCCCCGACCTCTCGGCGGCCGACGCCGAGGTCATCGACGTCACCGGCCGCATCGTCCTGCCGGGCTTCGTCGACACCCACCGCCACACGTGGCAGTCGGTCGTGCGCAACGTGGCCTCCGACTGGTCGCTCACCGAGTACCTGGCCGGTCTCCACACGGGTCTGTCGAAGTACTTCCGCCCCGAGGACACCTACACGGGCAACTACCTCGGCGCCCTCGAGGCCCTCGACTCCGGAATCACGACGCTCGTCGACTGGTCGCACAACCTCGCGACCCCCGCCCACGCGGATGCCGCGATCCAGGCCCTCAAGGACACCGGGATGCGCGCCGTCTTCGCCCATGGCGGCGGCTCGAAGCAGTGGGGTGCCCCACTGCCCTCGCCGAACAACCACCCAGAGGATGCACGCCGCATCCGCGACGAGTACTTCAGCGACAACACCGGGCTCGTGACCATGGCGCTCGCCCTCCGCGGTCCGCAGTTCACTCTCCCCGAGGTGAACCGGCACGACTTCGCCCTCGCCAATGACCTCGACCTGCGCGTGACCGTGCACGTCGGCGACGGCTACTGGGGCAAGTCGGGTCCCATTCGCAAGATGAACGACGACGGCCTCCTCTCCGACCGCATCACCTACGTGCACTGCTGCACCCTTGGCGAGGACGAGTTGCAGATGATCGCGGACTCGGGCGGAACGGCATCCGTCGCCCCCGACGTGGAGATGCAGATGGGTCACGGCTACCCGGCGACCGGGCGACTGCTGAAGCACGGCATTCGTCCCACCTTCTCCATCGACGTGTGCAGCTCCAACGGTGGCGACATGTTCGGCACCATGCGCACCGCTATCGGCATGCAGCGGGTGCTCGACAACGCGCCGGCAGTTGAGACCGGTGAGACGATCGAGCGCATCGGGCTGAGCGTCAACGACGTGATCCAGTTCGCGACGATCGACGGAGCGCACGCTGCCGGCCTCGACACCGTGACGGGATCACTCGCGGTGGGCAAGGCGGCGGACATCGTCGTCCTCGACGACCGTTCACTCGCGCTCACGCCGCTCAACAACCCGATCGGTGCCGTCGTCTACAACTCTCACCCGGGCCTCGTCCGCGACGTGTTCGTGCAGGGCAACCGCGTGAAGAAGGACGGCGTTCTCGTGGGAGTCGACTTCGACAAGCTCAGGGCGCAGGCGATCGCCTCTCGCGACTACATCGTGGGCGAGATGCCCGAGGCGCATCTCGACGGCTCGTGGCACCCGGACCTCGCGACCCAGACGGCATGA
- a CDS encoding ABC transporter permease, with amino-acid sequence MTTMTEQTAPERTAPTDRRSRASEILSWPGTRALIAVVALFAVSPLIAIGSVSPTAIVSMLPFAALIAIVAVGQTLVIQQGGLDLSIPGAVTLGALIAAKFGTEWDLATAIIVAIIGTSLFGLLSGIIIAYFGLPPLVVTIASNALMIGAVQAISGGFSEQSAKALSDFALSRFWGIPVLAFFAVGIVLIVHVVLKLTRLGRRFELVGENPRSAANIGISTRGYVISSYWLATMLGATTGVLLAGLLRLPTLTAGNDYLLPSIAAVVLGGTALTGGKGSIVGTALGALFLAQLSQLVQTFTQASAVQNIVQALIIGVGIVAQLQLGGSSGRLKGLMRRNAVPQPSDSMRSEK; translated from the coding sequence ATGACGACGATGACCGAGCAGACCGCACCCGAGCGGACGGCCCCGACCGACCGCCGGTCGCGCGCCTCCGAGATCCTGTCCTGGCCGGGCACGCGCGCGCTCATCGCCGTGGTCGCGCTGTTCGCCGTGAGCCCGCTCATCGCGATCGGGAGCGTGAGCCCCACCGCGATCGTGTCGATGCTGCCCTTCGCGGCCCTCATCGCGATCGTTGCGGTGGGACAGACACTCGTGATCCAGCAGGGTGGACTCGACCTGTCGATTCCGGGAGCCGTCACGCTCGGTGCACTCATCGCCGCCAAGTTCGGCACGGAGTGGGATCTCGCGACGGCGATCATCGTGGCCATCATCGGCACGTCGCTGTTCGGTCTGCTGAGCGGCATCATCATCGCCTACTTCGGTCTTCCGCCGCTCGTCGTCACGATCGCGAGCAACGCGCTCATGATCGGCGCCGTCCAGGCGATCTCCGGCGGGTTCAGCGAGCAGAGCGCCAAGGCACTCAGTGACTTCGCGCTCAGCAGGTTCTGGGGCATCCCCGTTCTCGCGTTCTTCGCGGTCGGCATCGTGCTCATCGTGCACGTCGTGCTCAAGCTCACGCGCCTCGGGCGCCGGTTCGAGCTCGTCGGTGAGAACCCTCGAAGCGCCGCGAACATCGGCATCAGCACCCGCGGCTACGTCATCTCGTCGTACTGGCTCGCGACCATGCTGGGCGCGACGACGGGTGTGCTCCTCGCGGGGCTCCTTCGTCTGCCCACGCTGACGGCGGGCAACGACTACCTGCTGCCGTCGATCGCAGCGGTCGTGCTCGGTGGCACGGCCCTCACGGGAGGCAAGGGAAGCATCGTGGGCACAGCCCTCGGCGCGCTGTTCCTGGCCCAGCTGAGCCAGCTCGTCCAAACCTTTACACAGGCTTCGGCCGTGCAGAACATCGTCCAGGCGCTCATCATCGGCGTCGGGATCGTCGCCCAGCTTCAGCTGGGCGGCTCCTCCGGGAGGCTCAAGGGCCTCATGCGGAGGAACGCAGTACCCCAACCAAGTGACTCAATGAGGAGTGAGAAGTGA
- a CDS encoding amidohydrolase family protein, which yields MTSRTLITDAAVVTMDPELGDFERANILIEDGRIAAVQPGLEADAERIDGSTMIAMPGMVDTHRHTWQTALRGMLADGNIPDYLRGVRLQMAPRYRAADMYAGNYVGALDALNSGVTTLVDYCHNILDPDGAHAAVSGLRDAGIRALYGHGLTPITTNTWSESKGGQETNADPADLATRARLAREIRDEYFPTDTGLLRFGIAPQELAIAPAATVNLEFALARELGARITMHANQVMVRQLFKDVEVLAENGLLGDDLLLVHGTFNTAEEWELLRDTGTMISVCAETEMQMGMGYPAIAEVTEYTRGPSLGIDCVSGCGGDMISHSRFVLQATRYRADEPGYKEWKAPQTMAWTTRDALRWLTVNGAAAAGMGDEIGSLTPGKRADVVLLEMGGVSQAGWNRHDPAGAIIAQAHAGCVDTVLVEGRVVKRGGELVHVDVASALRTLGESHDYLQREMADNGGFIPQPPIDIPLYRERA from the coding sequence ATGACCTCCCGCACCCTCATCACCGACGCCGCGGTCGTCACCATGGACCCGGAGCTCGGAGACTTCGAGCGAGCGAACATCCTCATCGAGGACGGCAGGATTGCCGCTGTGCAGCCCGGCCTCGAGGCTGATGCCGAGCGCATCGACGGCTCCACGATGATCGCGATGCCAGGCATGGTCGACACCCACCGCCACACCTGGCAGACCGCGTTGCGGGGGATGCTCGCCGACGGCAACATCCCCGACTACCTGCGTGGGGTCCGCCTGCAGATGGCTCCGCGCTATCGGGCTGCCGACATGTACGCGGGCAACTACGTCGGCGCGCTCGACGCCCTCAACTCGGGCGTGACGACGCTCGTCGATTACTGCCACAACATCCTCGATCCGGATGGTGCGCACGCGGCCGTCTCGGGACTCCGGGATGCCGGCATCCGTGCGCTCTACGGGCATGGACTCACACCCATCACCACGAACACGTGGAGTGAGAGCAAGGGCGGCCAGGAGACGAACGCCGATCCGGCGGACCTCGCGACGCGGGCGCGACTGGCACGGGAGATCCGCGACGAGTACTTCCCCACGGACACGGGTCTGCTGCGCTTCGGCATCGCACCCCAGGAGCTCGCGATCGCACCGGCGGCGACGGTGAACCTCGAGTTCGCACTAGCGCGGGAGCTCGGAGCGCGTATCACCATGCACGCGAACCAGGTGATGGTGCGGCAGCTCTTCAAGGACGTCGAGGTGCTCGCCGAGAACGGCCTCCTCGGCGACGACCTCCTGCTCGTGCATGGCACGTTCAACACCGCGGAGGAGTGGGAGCTGCTTCGCGACACCGGCACCATGATCTCGGTGTGCGCGGAGACCGAGATGCAGATGGGCATGGGGTATCCCGCCATCGCCGAGGTCACCGAGTACACCCGCGGCCCGAGCCTCGGCATCGACTGCGTGAGCGGATGCGGCGGCGACATGATCTCGCACAGCCGATTCGTGCTCCAGGCCACGCGCTACCGCGCCGATGAACCCGGGTACAAGGAGTGGAAGGCCCCGCAGACCATGGCGTGGACCACCCGCGACGCCCTCCGGTGGCTCACCGTCAACGGCGCGGCAGCGGCGGGCATGGGCGACGAGATCGGTTCCCTGACGCCGGGCAAGCGGGCGGACGTCGTGCTGCTCGAGATGGGCGGCGTGAGTCAGGCCGGCTGGAACCGACACGATCCGGCTGGCGCGATCATCGCGCAGGCCCATGCCGGCTGTGTCGACACGGTGCTCGTGGAGGGCCGGGTCGTCAAGCGCGGAGGCGAGCTCGTGCATGTCGACGTGGCATCCGCCCTGCGCACACTGGGGGAGTCCCACGACTACCTGCAGCGCGAGATGGCGGACAACGGGGGCTTCATTCCGCAGCCCCCCATCGACATCCCGCTGTACCGCGAGCGCGCCTGA